A single region of the Leisingera thetidis genome encodes:
- a CDS encoding AzlC family ABC transporter permease, whose protein sequence is MTLQESAEGSPCRSQLTAGLQDILPLAIGVGVYGLAFGLLAAQAQMDTLQTGVMGTIVFAGSSQIIAVERLVAGAGAGAAILAGLALNLRLLLITASLRQELAGRPWWQVLLGVHLATDENWALMHAVRARGRRAGYWYLVGGGLGLVAVWVLATVAGAAFATSVPEPKALGMDFAFTAAFIAILRSLWSGSTMLLPWAGATVIVLLTGLFTPLDPTWTLILGGLGGAAIAGVLGDD, encoded by the coding sequence ATGACCTTGCAGGAGAGTGCCGAGGGTTCGCCCTGCCGCAGCCAGCTGACCGCAGGGCTGCAGGATATCCTGCCGCTGGCGATCGGCGTTGGCGTCTACGGGCTGGCCTTTGGCCTACTGGCGGCACAGGCGCAGATGGATACGCTGCAAACCGGGGTGATGGGCACAATTGTCTTTGCCGGCTCCTCCCAGATCATCGCGGTTGAACGGCTGGTGGCAGGCGCAGGCGCAGGAGCGGCCATTCTGGCGGGGCTGGCACTGAACCTGCGGCTGTTGCTGATCACCGCCTCGCTGCGCCAAGAGCTTGCCGGGCGGCCTTGGTGGCAGGTACTGTTGGGGGTGCATCTGGCCACGGATGAGAACTGGGCGCTGATGCACGCGGTGCGCGCCCGCGGCCGCCGTGCAGGCTACTGGTATCTGGTGGGCGGCGGGCTGGGGCTGGTGGCTGTCTGGGTGCTGGCGACGGTTGCAGGCGCCGCGTTTGCCACTTCCGTGCCGGAGCCGAAGGCCCTGGGCATGGATTTTGCCTTCACAGCTGCCTTCATCGCCATTCTCCGGTCGTTGTGGAGCGGCAGTACCATGCTGCTGCCTTGGGCGGGCGCTACCGTCATCGTATTGCTGACTGGACTGTTCACCCCGCTGGACCCCACCTGGACGCTGATCCTGGGAGGATTGGGCGGCGCTGCAATTGCCGGAGTGCTGGGCGATGACTGA
- a CDS encoding aldehyde dehydrogenase family protein — MTIKEIFDTMDYGPAPESAAEALAWLVDQGSRFGHFINGRFTAPGDGFDSRNPATGEVLATLTQATQADVDAAVEAARKAQGKWQELGGPGRAKYLYAIARLLQKHARLFAVLETLDNGKPVRESRDIDIPLAQRHFYYHAGMAQLMESALPDAEALGVCGQIIPWNFPLLMLAWKIAPAIAMGNTVVLKPAEYTSLTALLFADICHQAGLPKGVVNIVTGDGAVGEMITAAEVDKIAFTGSTSVGRRIREATAGSGKALTLELGGKSPYIVFDDADTDSAIEGLVDAIWFNQGQVCCAGSRLLVQESIAGRFHTKLKARMDSLRVGNPLDKCVDVGAVVDPVQLDTISSLVAANQAGTMHQAQVEMPAGGCYYPPTLIEGLSPADPLMQEEIFGPVLVSCTFRTPEEAVELANNTRYGLAATLWTENVNLALGMAPKLAAGVVWINGTNMFDAAAGFGGVRESGFGREGGWEGLAAYTRPKSKAKPLAKVEPFEGSGTPADPLDRTAKLYVGGKQARPDGGYSQAIYGKSGALLGHAGLANRKDVRNAVEAAAGAKSWSKTTGHLRAQILYYIGENLSARAAEFAARIDAMTGKKSGAAEVEAAIQRLFTAAAWADKYDGQAHGVPIRGIALAMKEPVGVIGVLCADEAPLLGLVSAMAPAMAMGNRVVLAASEPFPLAATDFYQVLDTSDVPAGVVNILTGSHAELAKPLASHLNVDAVWNFSSTSLSAAIEAASAGNLKRTWVNNGSAADWMQDQTKRFLQEATEIKNIWVPYGE; from the coding sequence ATGACCATCAAAGAGATCTTCGACACCATGGATTACGGCCCCGCCCCCGAAAGCGCCGCCGAGGCGCTGGCTTGGCTGGTCGATCAGGGCAGCCGCTTCGGCCACTTCATCAATGGCAGGTTCACCGCTCCCGGTGACGGTTTCGACAGCCGGAACCCCGCCACCGGCGAAGTGCTGGCAACCCTGACCCAGGCCACCCAGGCCGATGTGGACGCGGCGGTCGAGGCCGCCCGCAAGGCGCAAGGCAAGTGGCAGGAGCTTGGCGGCCCGGGCCGGGCCAAGTACCTCTATGCCATCGCGCGGCTGCTGCAAAAGCACGCCCGCCTGTTTGCTGTTCTGGAAACGCTCGACAACGGCAAGCCGGTCCGCGAGAGCCGCGATATCGACATCCCCCTGGCGCAGCGGCATTTCTACTATCACGCAGGCATGGCCCAGCTGATGGAAAGCGCGCTGCCGGACGCCGAGGCGCTTGGCGTTTGCGGCCAGATCATCCCCTGGAACTTCCCGCTCCTGATGCTGGCCTGGAAGATCGCACCAGCCATCGCCATGGGCAACACTGTGGTGCTGAAACCGGCGGAATACACCTCGCTCACTGCGCTGCTGTTCGCCGACATCTGCCACCAGGCGGGCCTGCCAAAGGGCGTTGTGAACATCGTCACCGGTGACGGCGCCGTGGGCGAGATGATCACCGCCGCGGAAGTGGACAAGATCGCCTTCACCGGCTCGACATCGGTCGGCCGCCGCATCCGCGAAGCCACCGCTGGCAGCGGCAAGGCGCTGACGCTGGAGCTGGGCGGCAAGTCACCCTACATCGTCTTTGACGACGCCGATACCGACAGTGCCATCGAAGGCCTGGTCGATGCAATCTGGTTCAACCAGGGCCAGGTCTGCTGCGCAGGCTCGCGCCTGCTGGTGCAGGAAAGCATTGCCGGGCGGTTCCACACCAAACTCAAGGCCCGCATGGACAGCCTACGTGTCGGCAACCCGCTCGACAAATGCGTCGACGTCGGCGCCGTGGTCGACCCGGTGCAGCTCGACACTATCAGCAGCCTGGTCGCGGCCAACCAAGCCGGCACCATGCACCAGGCGCAGGTCGAAATGCCCGCGGGCGGCTGCTATTACCCGCCAACCCTGATCGAAGGGCTCTCCCCCGCTGATCCGCTGATGCAGGAGGAAATTTTTGGACCGGTGCTGGTCTCCTGCACCTTCCGCACCCCGGAAGAAGCGGTGGAACTGGCCAACAACACCCGTTACGGGCTCGCGGCAACGCTTTGGACCGAGAACGTCAACCTGGCGCTCGGCATGGCGCCGAAACTGGCGGCCGGTGTGGTCTGGATCAACGGCACCAACATGTTCGACGCTGCCGCCGGCTTTGGCGGGGTGCGCGAAAGCGGCTTTGGCCGCGAAGGCGGCTGGGAAGGCCTTGCCGCCTATACCCGCCCCAAGTCCAAGGCCAAACCGCTGGCAAAGGTTGAGCCGTTTGAGGGCAGCGGTACACCGGCGGATCCGCTGGACCGGACCGCCAAGCTCTATGTCGGCGGCAAGCAGGCCCGCCCCGACGGCGGCTACAGCCAAGCCATTTATGGCAAGTCCGGCGCGCTTCTGGGCCATGCGGGCCTTGCCAACCGCAAGGACGTGCGTAACGCAGTCGAGGCCGCCGCAGGGGCCAAGAGCTGGTCCAAAACCACCGGCCACCTGCGCGCCCAGATCCTCTACTACATCGGTGAGAACCTCTCGGCCCGCGCCGCGGAATTCGCGGCCCGCATCGACGCAATGACTGGTAAAAAGTCCGGCGCGGCTGAAGTTGAGGCCGCAATTCAGCGCCTGTTCACCGCTGCAGCATGGGCCGACAAATACGATGGCCAGGCCCACGGCGTGCCGATCCGCGGTATCGCACTGGCGATGAAAGAGCCGGTGGGCGTGATCGGCGTTCTATGTGCCGATGAAGCGCCGCTTCTGGGCCTTGTGTCTGCCATGGCGCCTGCGATGGCCATGGGCAACCGGGTGGTGCTGGCAGCCTCGGAGCCCTTCCCGCTGGCGGCGACCGATTTCTACCAAGTGCTCGACACCTCGGACGTGCCCGCGGGCGTTGTCAACATCCTGACCGGCAGCCATGCGGAGCTGGCCAAACCGCTGGCCTCGCATCTGAATGTGGACGCAGTGTGGAACTTCTCCTCTACCAGCCTGTCGGCCGCGATCGAGGCCGCATCAGCAGGCAATCTGAAACGCACCTGGGTCAATAACGGAAGCGCAGCCGACTGGATGCAGGATCAGACCAAACGCTTTTTGCAGGAGGCCACCGAGATCAAGAACATCTGGGTGCCCTACGGCGAATAA
- a CDS encoding DUF1643 domain-containing protein: MIIRSHTKGDAPSTAVYSDCETYRYSLTRVWDPAGRRVMFVMLNPSTATEVQNDPTIERCERRARALGFGGFRATNIFACRVTDPREMRRLEMPEGPDNMAAILEGADWSDAVICGWGTHGAHRGQGARVAAALRETGKPLHHLGLSKAGHPKHPLYIAYSQQPEVWQAK; the protein is encoded by the coding sequence ATGATCATCCGCAGCCACACCAAGGGCGATGCGCCCTCGACCGCCGTTTATTCAGATTGCGAAACCTACCGGTACAGCCTGACCCGGGTGTGGGATCCCGCCGGGCGGCGGGTGATGTTTGTGATGCTGAACCCTTCGACCGCAACCGAAGTGCAGAACGATCCGACCATCGAACGCTGCGAGCGCCGTGCCCGGGCGTTGGGGTTTGGCGGTTTCCGGGCCACCAACATATTTGCCTGCCGGGTGACTGATCCGCGGGAGATGCGGCGGCTGGAGATGCCGGAAGGACCGGACAACATGGCGGCCATTTTGGAAGGGGCTGATTGGTCGGATGCGGTGATTTGCGGCTGGGGCACCCATGGCGCGCACCGCGGGCAGGGCGCGCGGGTTGCGGCTGCATTGCGGGAAACCGGCAAGCCGCTGCACCATCTGGGCCTCAGCAAGGCGGGCCACCCGAAACACCCTTTGTACATTGCTTACAGCCAGCAACCGGAGGTGTGGCAGGCGAAGTAG
- the rpsO gene encoding 30S ribosomal protein S15: MSITAEEKTRLMKEFATKDGDTGSPEVQVAILTSRINTLTEHFKTHKKDNHGRRGLLKMVAQRRKLLDYTKGKDEARYQDLIKRLGIRR, from the coding sequence ATGTCGATCACTGCGGAAGAAAAAACACGCCTGATGAAAGAATTCGCAACCAAGGACGGCGACACCGGCTCGCCGGAAGTCCAGGTTGCAATCCTGACCTCGCGCATCAACACCCTGACTGAGCACTTCAAAACCCACAAGAAGGACAACCACGGCCGCCGTGGCCTTCTGAAGATGGTGGCTCAGCGCCGCAAGCTGCTGGACTACACCAAAGGCAAGGATGAGGCCCGTTACCAGGACCTGATCAAGCGTCTGGGCATCCGCCGCTAA
- a CDS encoding helix-turn-helix domain-containing protein, with translation MSAPHQMIAAAIRRERSRAGKSLSALAAQAGIAKSTLSQLEAGSGNPSVETLWALAAALGVPLSLLFDTEAPATKLVRAGEGEVLESEQSEFAAVLLSRCPPHVRRDVYRVVMQPGEIRRAQPHPRGTVEHMLVCAGQMRAGPEGQEEILQPGDYYTYPGDHPHSYEALQADTLFMIVMEAP, from the coding sequence ATGTCAGCTCCTCATCAGATGATTGCCGCCGCCATCCGGCGGGAGCGGAGCCGCGCGGGCAAGTCGCTTTCGGCGCTTGCCGCCCAGGCCGGTATCGCCAAATCGACGCTGTCGCAGCTGGAGGCAGGCAGCGGAAATCCCAGTGTAGAGACGCTTTGGGCGCTCGCCGCAGCACTGGGCGTTCCGCTGAGCCTGCTGTTTGATACCGAGGCTCCGGCCACCAAACTGGTCCGGGCGGGGGAAGGCGAGGTGCTGGAGTCGGAACAATCGGAATTCGCCGCGGTGCTGCTGTCACGATGCCCGCCGCATGTGCGCCGGGATGTCTACCGGGTGGTGATGCAGCCGGGGGAGATCCGCCGCGCCCAGCCGCATCCGCGCGGTACGGTGGAGCATATGCTGGTCTGTGCAGGGCAGATGCGGGCGGGGCCGGAGGGACAGGAGGAGATCCTGCAGCCAGGCGACTACTACACTTATCCCGGCGACCATCCGCACAGCTATGAGGCGCTGCAGGCGGACACACTGTTCATGATAGTGATGGAGGCCCCGTGA
- a CDS encoding calcium-binding protein, whose translation MLWLASVLGLVAVGGAVLVETGSSQEDETDGQPGPETDGDGLDGGYIEPGGETVAGTDGGDVLAGSEAADILSGGGGNDQIGGYGGDDWIDGGLGSDVLHGHGGSDSLFGGDGRDLLHGEDGDDLLQAGAGEDDLYGHFGEDTLQGGSGADLLHGGQGQDWLEGGEGQDTLHGNDGDDSLTGGAGQDVLFGGYGNDMVSGAGDGADLDYVNGGDGDDTLMAGAGDVLTGGAGGDQFMAGSWTGTADAVQLMDYDASEDQLVLVWDFEGNGEPTVEVQQNPEAGEEQLILIDGEPALRITGADGLTVADLVLIDRASAAGSGLLPQ comes from the coding sequence ATGTTGTGGCTGGCAAGTGTACTCGGTCTTGTTGCGGTTGGCGGTGCGGTTCTGGTTGAGACCGGTTCGTCACAGGAGGATGAAACCGATGGGCAGCCTGGTCCGGAAACCGATGGGGACGGGCTGGATGGCGGGTATATCGAACCGGGCGGCGAGACAGTGGCCGGCACCGATGGCGGTGATGTTTTGGCGGGAAGCGAGGCGGCGGACATCCTTAGCGGCGGCGGCGGGAATGACCAGATTGGCGGTTACGGCGGCGATGATTGGATTGATGGCGGCTTGGGCAGCGATGTTCTGCACGGGCACGGCGGCAGTGACAGTCTGTTCGGCGGGGACGGGCGGGATCTGCTGCACGGCGAAGACGGAGATGACTTGCTGCAAGCCGGCGCCGGAGAGGATGATCTCTACGGGCATTTTGGCGAGGATACGCTTCAGGGCGGCAGCGGTGCGGATCTGCTGCATGGCGGCCAGGGCCAGGATTGGCTGGAGGGCGGTGAAGGCCAGGACACGCTGCACGGCAATGACGGCGATGACAGCCTGACGGGCGGGGCCGGCCAGGACGTGCTGTTTGGCGGCTATGGCAATGACATGGTTTCCGGTGCCGGGGACGGCGCGGACCTGGATTATGTGAATGGCGGCGATGGCGACGACACGCTGATGGCCGGGGCTGGCGATGTGCTGACCGGCGGGGCCGGTGGGGATCAGTTCATGGCCGGAAGCTGGACCGGGACTGCGGATGCGGTGCAGCTGATGGATTATGATGCGTCCGAAGATCAGCTGGTGCTGGTCTGGGATTTTGAAGGGAACGGGGAGCCCACGGTGGAGGTGCAGCAAAACCCGGAAGCCGGGGAGGAGCAGCTGATCCTGATCGATGGCGAGCCTGCCTTGCGGATCACGGGTGCGGATGGGCTCACGGTGGCGGATCTGGTGCTGATCGACAGGGCATCGGCCGCCGGGTCCGGCCTGCTGCCGCAGTAG
- a CDS encoding AzlD family protein, with the protein MTETWTLIFGLAAATLTVRLSGFLLGRRLPEYGPWARGLQALPGCLILSLVTYLLMQGGPQEWAAGVAALAVALATRSLPLTMAAGIAAICLLRAYF; encoded by the coding sequence ATGACTGAGACATGGACCCTGATCTTCGGCTTGGCGGCTGCCACCTTAACAGTACGGCTCTCTGGTTTTCTGCTCGGCCGGAGGCTGCCGGAGTACGGTCCATGGGCACGCGGCCTGCAGGCACTGCCCGGCTGCCTGATCCTGTCGCTGGTCACCTATCTTCTGATGCAGGGCGGCCCGCAGGAATGGGCGGCCGGTGTTGCCGCCCTGGCCGTTGCCTTGGCCACCCGCAGCCTGCCGCTGACAATGGCTGCTGGAATCGCCGCAATCTGCCTGCTTAGAGCCTATTTTTGA
- the truB gene encoding tRNA pseudouridine(55) synthase TruB, translated as MARKRKGRDISGWLVVDKPAGLTSTAVVNKVRWALDAKKAGHAGTLDPEATGVLAVALGEATKTVPYITDALKAYTFTVRLGQATNTDDAEGEVIAESEARPTDEQIKEALSPFLGEIMQVPPKFSAVKIDGQRAYKLARDGEDVQIEARPLWVEELILLDRPDQDHVVLEMTCGKGGYVRSIARDLGAALGCHGHVRQLRRIWSGPFDAEEGISLKQIDELAKSPELDQYLRPLEEGLADLPELKCTPQGAVRLRNGNPGMVMASDVEYGDEAWASLEGKAVAVGIYKAGELHPSRVFVQPE; from the coding sequence ATGGCACGCAAACGCAAAGGGCGCGATATTTCCGGCTGGCTGGTGGTGGACAAGCCCGCGGGGCTGACCTCGACCGCGGTTGTGAACAAGGTGCGCTGGGCGCTGGATGCCAAAAAGGCCGGGCATGCGGGGACTTTGGACCCCGAGGCGACCGGGGTTCTTGCGGTGGCACTGGGCGAGGCGACCAAGACCGTTCCCTACATCACCGATGCGCTGAAGGCCTATACCTTCACTGTGCGGCTGGGCCAGGCGACCAACACGGACGATGCCGAGGGCGAAGTGATCGCTGAAAGCGAGGCGCGCCCCACCGACGAGCAGATCAAGGAGGCGCTGTCGCCGTTCCTGGGCGAGATCATGCAGGTTCCGCCGAAATTCTCTGCGGTGAAGATCGACGGCCAGCGCGCCTATAAGCTGGCCCGCGACGGCGAGGATGTGCAGATCGAAGCCCGCCCGCTGTGGGTGGAAGAGCTGATCCTTCTGGACCGTCCGGACCAGGACCACGTGGTTCTGGAAATGACCTGCGGCAAGGGCGGCTATGTCCGTTCGATCGCCCGCGACCTTGGCGCGGCGCTGGGCTGCCATGGCCATGTAAGGCAGCTGCGGCGGATCTGGTCCGGCCCGTTTGATGCCGAAGAGGGCATTTCGCTGAAGCAGATCGACGAGCTGGCGAAATCGCCTGAGCTTGACCAGTACCTCCGGCCACTGGAAGAGGGCCTTGCCGATCTGCCCGAGCTGAAATGCACCCCGCAGGGCGCCGTGCGGCTGCGCAATGGCAACCCGGGCATGGTGATGGCCTCGGATGTGGAATACGGCGACGAGGCATGGGCCTCGCTGGAGGGCAAAGCGGTGGCCGTGGGCATCTACAAAGCCGGGGAACTGCACCCGAGCCGGGTCTTTGTGCAGCCGGAGTGA
- the deoC gene encoding deoxyribose-phosphate aldolase, which yields MESHIAERSTQLPQLAEPRNPGMALDLDWVAAVQANTSAIERRCATLPGRRSVKKDHQAAWLLKAVSLIDLTTLSGDDTEGRVRRLCAKARQPVNAGILRSLGMEGLTTGAVCVYHDMIPTAVAALHGTGIPVAAVSTGFPAGLSPFHLRLAEIGESVNAGAEEIDIVISRRHVLQGNWQALYDEMKAFRLACGEAHVKAILATGELGSLRNVARASLVCMMAGADFIKTSTGKESVNATLPVSLVMIRAIRDYYDRTGHRVGYKPAGGISKAKDALVYLALMKDELGSRWLQPDLFRFGASSLLGDIERQLEHHVTGAYSAGYRHSMG from the coding sequence ATGGAAAGCCATATCGCTGAACGAAGCACACAGCTGCCGCAGCTGGCCGAACCGCGCAATCCCGGCATGGCGCTGGACCTGGACTGGGTCGCCGCCGTGCAGGCCAATACATCGGCCATCGAACGCCGCTGCGCCACCCTGCCGGGCCGCCGCAGTGTCAAGAAGGACCACCAGGCGGCATGGCTCTTGAAAGCCGTCAGCCTCATCGACCTCACCACTCTGTCCGGTGACGACACAGAGGGCCGGGTGCGACGCCTGTGTGCCAAGGCGCGCCAGCCGGTGAACGCCGGCATCCTGCGCAGCCTGGGGATGGAGGGCCTGACCACCGGGGCGGTCTGTGTCTATCATGATATGATCCCCACCGCGGTTGCAGCGCTGCACGGCACCGGCATCCCTGTGGCCGCAGTGTCCACCGGCTTCCCGGCGGGCCTGTCGCCGTTCCACCTGCGGCTGGCCGAGATCGGGGAAAGCGTCAACGCCGGCGCCGAGGAGATCGACATCGTGATCTCCCGCCGCCATGTGCTGCAGGGCAACTGGCAGGCGCTTTATGACGAGATGAAAGCCTTCCGCCTGGCCTGCGGCGAGGCCCACGTAAAGGCGATCCTGGCCACCGGGGAGCTGGGCAGCTTGCGCAATGTGGCCCGCGCCTCGCTGGTTTGCATGATGGCCGGTGCCGATTTCATCAAGACGTCCACCGGAAAGGAAAGCGTCAACGCCACCCTGCCCGTCAGCCTGGTGATGATCCGCGCGATCCGCGACTATTATGACCGCACCGGCCACCGTGTCGGCTACAAGCCCGCGGGCGGAATTTCCAAGGCAAAGGACGCACTGGTGTACCTTGCGCTGATGAAGGACGAGCTGGGCAGCCGCTGGCTGCAGCCTGACCTGTTCCGCTTTGGCGCCTCCTCTCTGCTGGGCGATATCGAGCGCCAGCTGGAGCATCATGTCACCGGGGCATACTCTGCCGGCTACCGCCACTCCATGGGGTGA
- a CDS encoding RluA family pseudouridine synthase — MAVSSEYTPPQDPLEILHHDAELLAVNKPAGLLSVPGRGEHLADCLISRIQAVFPEALLVHRLDRDTSGVMVFALTPHAQRHLSMQFEKRTAKKAYVARVAGKLEPRTGTVDLPLIVDWPNRPKQMVCHETGKPAATDWRVMKYEAGATRVRLTPKTGRSHQLRVHMLSLGHPILGDPLYASGTALDHPRLMLHSEELRIKHPDSGESLKFRVKPVF, encoded by the coding sequence ATGGCCGTTTCAAGCGAATACACCCCGCCGCAGGACCCGCTGGAGATCCTGCACCACGACGCCGAGCTGCTGGCGGTGAACAAGCCTGCCGGCCTGTTGTCGGTGCCGGGGCGCGGCGAACATCTGGCTGATTGCCTGATCAGCCGCATCCAGGCGGTGTTTCCCGAGGCGCTGCTGGTGCACCGGCTGGACCGGGACACCTCCGGCGTGATGGTCTTTGCCCTCACCCCGCATGCGCAGCGGCACTTGTCGATGCAGTTTGAGAAACGCACGGCAAAAAAGGCCTATGTGGCACGGGTCGCTGGCAAGCTGGAGCCAAGGACCGGCACCGTGGATCTGCCGCTGATCGTCGACTGGCCGAACCGGCCTAAACAGATGGTCTGCCATGAGACCGGTAAGCCTGCCGCCACCGATTGGCGGGTGATGAAATATGAGGCCGGAGCCACCCGGGTGCGGCTGACGCCAAAGACCGGACGCTCGCATCAGCTGCGGGTGCACATGCTGTCGCTGGGCCACCCGATCCTGGGCGACCCGCTTTATGCCAGCGGCACGGCACTGGACCACCCGCGCTTGATGCTGCATTCCGAGGAGCTGCGGATCAAGCACCCGGACAGCGGCGAATCGCTGAAGTTCCGGGTGAAACCGGTGTTCTGA